Proteins found in one Homalodisca vitripennis isolate AUS2020 chromosome 4, UT_GWSS_2.1, whole genome shotgun sequence genomic segment:
- the LOC124361426 gene encoding uncharacterized protein LOC124361426 has product MFGMDPRVGLSTSSLPSEIFKDINDEEDLKKVINNNLTPASETADDILMEEDENMVQTHTSTENKIKNSRKTAAEGLRKQAKKMKSHSDKSHPPANIGDNVMIPIPDVDKSKVDLRNIIGVVIDITDEGLYKIGTKHGNSSNTIAGRHMFG; this is encoded by the coding sequence ATGTTCGGCATGGATCCTAGAGTCGGACTTTCTACTTCATCTCTGCcctctgaaattttcaaagatataaacGATGAGGAAGATCTTAAAAAGGTTATAAACAATAACCTAACACCTGCAAGTGAAACAGCTGACGATATCTTAATGGAAGAAGATGAAAATATGGTTCAGACCCATACctcaactgaaaataaaataaaaaattcaagaaaaaccGCTGCTGAAGGTCTAAGAAAGCAAGCAAAAAAAATGAAATCACACAGTGACAAGTCACATCCACCAGCCAATATTGGAGATAACGTCATGATACCCATTCCCGATGTGGACAAGTCTAAAGTTGACCTAAGGAATATCATTGGAGTTGTTATTGATATCACTGATGAGGGGCTGTACAAAATTGGAACGAAACATGGAAATTCTTCAAACACTATTGCAGGTAGGCATATGTTTGGATAA